TGCGGTGGCAGTGGGCGTGAAGGTTGCCGTTGGATTTGGGGTAAGGCTCATCGTGGCGGTGGCTGTTGGCGTTAGGCTAGCGGTGGTCGCTGCCGTTTGAGACGGTGTGTAGCTTAGACTGGGCGTGAAGGTGGGGCTAGGCGTTGCCGTCTGGCTGACGGTGAAGGTTGCTGTTGGGGTCAGTGTTTGGGATGCTGTCGCCGTTTGAGAAGGCGTTGCCGTTGCTGTGCGGGTGGGGGTGAAGGTGTAGGTATGGGTGGGGGTGAAGGTTGCTGTGTTGGTCACCGTCGCTGTGGGCAGGGCGACGAACGTTTGGGTTAGTCCAAGCATACGCTGCGTCGCTTGCACATCAAGCGGCAGAGTCAGGGTTGGCGCTTCGCTGCTGATGCCCGCCTCCATTCCCCCCACACGAAAGAGGACGAACACCGCCCCAATCAAGATGAGCGCCATGAGCAGCAGCGGGGCGATCAAGCGGCGTGGTTCGGGGCGATCCGCAGGGAGTGTGGTGGGCGGCGCCCCCGTTGACTCCCGCTGTAACCAGATATGATAGAGTCCGGCAACGAAGGTGTAATGCCCCGCTTTTGGCGTGCGGACGATGTTTCCATATTCTAAGGCACGAAGGGTGGCGGCAATCTCGGCGTCATCGGGAGGGGTATCCATTTGGGCAAAGAGCCACCCGCGAATCGCCTCTAGGGTGACGGGCAGCCCGCCATTCGCTTGGATCAGCGTGCTGAGCGTGTGCAAGGCGAGTGAGCCATAGGGAATTGCCGTTGTCAATGTCTCGCGCAGAAAATCATCCGCAACAAAAATGGCATGAGGGAGAATTGTTTCTACATCGGCAAGGGTTATATCAGCGCTGTGGTTGCGGGCAAAGGAATGATCCCAAAGCTGATCACCTATGACCGTCAGCAGATAGGGGTGTCCCCCCCCCATACTCAAGATTCCCTCTAGAGCGTCGTCCGTCACTGTATAGAGAGAGGCAACAGGCTCGCTGATCAGGCGTTTTGCCGCCGCATCGGAGAGCGGCGCTAAGCGCAGGCGCAGCAGTGGATTCGCGGCAAGGGGGAAATCCATCAGCGCTGGCTCAGCGTCGGAATCAACGGCGAACACAAAAGCCAATCGCTCATCCTCTCCCAGCGCCTCAGAGAGCGCCGCCATCCATGCTGAGGGCAGCGGGTAGCGCCCCTCACGCTGATCGAGGCGATCTATTAGAAAGACAATCCGCCGCAGCCGTCGATCCACCGTCACAAGGGGGGCGAAATAGGTCTCAACGAACCATGCCGCCCATTGGTGGGGGTCGGTGGGGAACACCGAAGGCAGGGGCGGCGGACGAAACACCCCGTTCGCGGCTCGCTCCACAGCCTCTGCTCCAACATAAGTCAGCCGTTCATGGAGTGCCTGTACCAGAGCTTCTTCATCGCTCACCTCAAACCACACCTCCGCCATATCGCCCAGATCAAGGTAAGCGGGGAGGTAGCGCCGCTCAATGTGGGCGGGGGTGTTCAGCAGGATGGACGTTTTGCCAATTTTTCGGCTGCCTATGAGCAGCGGCACACAGGGGACTGCCCCCCCCGCTAGATAGCCGCGAATCAGAGCGAAAGCGTCGTCCTGACCAACAAACACCTCTGGCGACGCCGGGCGCGTGTGGTTATAAACGTTGAAAGGCGTGGGGGAAGGTTTTTCGCTAAACATCGTCACCCATTGTACCGCAAACCGTCTACACCAAACCTTCATGAGTTCTTCACGGCTCTATGCTACACTTTTGGTATGCCAAAGACTCGTGTACTGATCATTGAAGATCAACCTAAAATAGCCGGATGGCTTGCCCGCTTTCTTGAAGATGCTGGCTTCGAGGCGCTGCGGGCGGATGACGGACGGACAGGCTTGCAGACTGTCTGGAGCGAAAAGCCAGAGGTCATTGTCCTCGATTTGATGCTCCCCGATATGGATGGTTTGGATGTCTGTCGTTTCATCCGCCAGCGCTCCGATGCCTTCATCCTTATGCTGACTGCCCGTGCCGAGGAAACAGACCGTCTCATCGGGTTGGAAATTGGCGCAGATGATTACATCACGAAGCCGTTCAGCCCGCGCGAGGTGGTCGCCCGCATCCGGTCTCTGCTGCGCCGTGCCAGTGGCGATCTGGTCCGCCAAGATCGCCCGATCAGCCATGAGGGGCTGCTGCTCGACCCGCCGCGCCGCGCTGTCACTCGCGATGGGGTGGTGATCAACCTGACCCCGACAGAATTTGACATGCTCTACACAATGATGCGTCAGCCGGGCGTCCCTTTCAGCCGCGAACGCCTGATCAATGAGGCGCTTGGCTACGATTACGCTGGTTATGAACGGACGGTGGATGTTCACATTCGCAACCTGCGGCGGAAAATTGAACGGGATACGGCAAACCCCCGTTATATTCAGACGGTCTTTGGCGTTGGCTACCGGTTTGGTGGTCTTGGGGATGAATCCTCGCCGGAGGAAGCGCCCACCTCGAATCCCTAACTATGGCGGATCGTCCGTGTTCCCGATGCCGCTGCGTCGGGCTTAGGCTAAAGTGTGCGGTATGAAACTTCCCCTTGGAGCGCAGATTGGGCGGGCATTACGAAGCCTTCGCGCGCAGGTGATCCTGAGCTACCTTCCACTGGTGATTGTTCCCGTTGTCGTGATAGGAAGCGTAGCGCAAGGGGTGGCAGCGCGGGGCTTTGATGTTCTTGTGCGGGCGGATGCTCGCCAATACATGGATAACGTCATGCCCTGTCTCAGCGCCTATTACGAAACCTTTGGGGCATGGACGGGACTGAATGGCATTTTTGCCGGAGAGGGAACAAGCGTCGTCGTCGTCAGCGAACGCCGCCTCCGTCCTGAAACTGGAGGGGGGCAGCCCCCTGTTGGACATACCCTGAAGGAATCCCTCGCCCTAATCATCACTTCCGGCTTGCCGCAATGCATTGTTGTCATCGAGAGCGGTATTAGGACTGCCCCACCAAGCCAGAACCCCTTTGGCGAAGGGGTGGGAAATCCACCGTATGGGGGGGCAACACCCCTTCCAGGCGGAGAGGGCGTCGCCCTGCCGGTGAACCCACCGATGAATCCCCTTCCGGGTATGGGCGAAATGGGCGGCGGCGGGCAGCCTCCCTATCGACGCGGCGGGGGGATAGGGCAGCCCTTTGCGCTCTCGCCTGATGCCCTCTTGATCTTAGACACAGCAGGGACGATCATCGCCACGACACCGAACGCCGCTCCCTACATTGGACGCTCATTGGAAGACCCCAATTTCCTCGGCGCGGGCATTTATGTTCGTGGACAGCTTGTTGGGCGGGTGGCGGTGGGGATGGCGCTTGGGGCAATGAGCGAGGCGCAGCGCGAGACATTGGGGGCAATCAGCAGCGGGGTGCTGGCGGCAGCCCTGATCAGCGGACTTTTGGCGCTTGGGTTTGGGGTGATTCTCTCGTGGCGGATCAGCACCCCGCTCCGTCACCTCATGGCAGGCGTCCGGCGGTTGGCGGCGGGTGAATGGAATACGCCTATCGAGCGCGGGGCAAGAGGCGAATTTGGCGATCTGACGGACGCCTTCAACGGCATGGCAGGGGAGATCACTCGCCAGCAAAAGTTAAACAGGCAGATGGTTGGGGATATTGCCCACGATTTGCGCACGCCCCTTTCGGTGATGATGTTAGAAATTGAGGCGATTGAAGCCGGCTACCAAACGCCCACCGAAGCCGCCGCCGCGCTCCGCGAGGAAGTCGGTTGGTTGAGCCGTATGGTGGACGATCTCCGTTTGCTCTCCCTGATGGATGCCGACCAAATCACGCTCCAACGGGAGAATGTCCCCATGGGTGACTTTCTCCGTTCGATTCACGATTTTTGGGCAACAGCGGCGGAATCGGAAGGGCGCACGATGCGTCTAGACCTTCCCAACGCCCTTCCGACGGTGGATGTCGACCCCTCCCGCTTGCGGCAGATCATTAGCAACCTGATCGATAACGCCTTGCGCCACACCCGCCCGGGCGATGCGATCACCCTTTCTGGGCGCGTGGGCGAGGGCGCTATGATTGTGGCAGTCAGCGACGAGGGCGAAGGCATTGCCCCCGACGCGCTCCCCCATATTTTTGATCGCTTCTACCGCGCAGATCGCTCGCGGCAGCACCACCCCGATGGCTGGAAACGCGATGGGAGCGGGCTAGGCTTGAGCATCACCAAACGGCTGGTCGAACTTCATCAAGGTGCGATTCACGTCCAAAGCACCCTGGGGCGGGGGACAATCTTCACCGTCCACTTCCCGTTAACCTGAGCGGTGTGCTACGATCTCTCGTAAACAGCATCACAAGTTGCACGAAAGATCACCAACCGTCATGAATCCTGCTATGATGAAACGCGCCGGACTGCTCATTGGCGTCCTTGTTTGTGGTGTACTTGCCTTTGAACTGACGATGACCTTCCTGCGCCAGCGCACCGTTTCCATCACCATCCGCACCACCGGATCAGCGGTGACGGTCCCCACCCCGTTCCCCCTGACGGGCGATGCCACCCCGACGCCCATCCCTGAAGATGCTCGGCAGATTGGGGAAAGCAATGTTGGCAGCACGATCTTCATTGCCCGTGATGGTGTTGTGCTGCTTGATGTGACATGGGATTACCGCATTGGTCCGCGTTTTCCGCCGACACTGATCCGCGCTGATGTGACTGATGGTCAAGGGGGGATTGTTGCCGCCCACAGCCACACGATCACCTGTGATCAGGTGAACGCGCTCGCCTGTTCGGGGGTGGCGACGATCTCGCTCACCTTCAATGAACAGGATGGCGTTGGCGAGGGCGGGCTTTGGCAAACGGGGCGCTATATGCTCAACATCACCCGCGCCTATGCCGGGCTGCGTCCAGAGATCATTCTCCGCCGTGAAGTGACGGTGATCAACGAGTGAATCAGGCGAAAGCCCAATTCGCCCGCACCCCGGTAGGGCGGCTATGCCCCTCTCTCAGTTGCTGAAAGGAGCTAAAAGGGGCGGGCGTCAGGGGAGGCGCTCACCCCTGCCCGGCTGCCCCACGCTTTGCCGCACCCTCTGCCCCACCGAGGCTTTCGGCGCCAGTTTGATCGGCTTGTTCGGCAAGGCGGTCTGAGCGGCTGCGCGAATCGGCGGGAAGGTTGCTGATGCCATACTCCGTGTGCGAATACACATCGTCCATGGCGGCGATCATGTCTTCCAGCGAGGCAACCTCGTTGCGAATTTGATCCTGCAAGCGCCGCGCCCCAGAGCTATCGAGTTCCTTCACATCCATCAACTGCATTTTGGCGTGGACGGCGCTCAGTTGGGCAATGGTCGAATCCATCTTGATTTCAATGCGCTTGACGAGGGCGGCAACCCGATTCAAGTCCCCCGCCAGTGATTCCTTAATCTCCAACGCCCGCTGCAATTCTGCCTTTACGGTGGGGTCTTCCTCAAGGCTCAAGCGGCGCTTCAACGCCTGAATTTCCGTTGGCACTTGGCGGCGATCCCGCTCAATGATCGGATTCGACTCAAAGGTATCGATGCTCTTGGCAAGGCGGTAGATGCTCTCGATCCAGTCGTTGATTTGGCTGGCAGTGTCATCAAGGGCAACGCGCATGGCGCTGCTCTGCTTGCCAACGAACTCATCAATGATGCGCTTGTATTCAAGTGCCTTCACCAACTGTTGGCGGGCATAGAGATTCCGAATATCGCCGGGGTCGAACTGCTCTTTGAGGATGCGCAAGTTCGCCTGTTCGCGTGCTTTCGGATCGGTCAGCGTCGCCACAAGGTAGATCACCTCGATCACCCCCCCAATTGCCAACCACAACCAGTTTGCCATCCCCGGAAAAAGCTGAATACCGGAAAAAAAAGCAATGATCGTCAAGCCAATGGTGATTGCACTCGGTGCGGTGAAAAAAGCATCGCTCAGCATCGCCCGAAAAGTATTCATCCGTATGTCGTCAATTGGGCTGCGCTTGTCATCTCTTGCCATAATAGGGGGACGTCCTTTTCGCTGTTCGTCAGGGTTTATTAGGGTTTATGATGGTTAATCATGGGCGGTGACGGTGGGGGTGATTCGATAGCGCTCTCCCGTTTGAGAGAGATACCCAGCCTTCACCTTTGGATCGTGCTGGCTGATCAGCAAGGCGCGGTGTTCCAGCACCCAAGCTTGCCATTTTCGCTTGGTCTCTAAAGTCACCAACGGCTCGGTATCGTAGCTCGTCATCCAGCTAAGCCGCTCGAAGTGAATCATATAACTTGCCAAATCGCTCAGAAATAAGGCGTGCTGCCCCTCGCTGCTGAGCAGGATCGATTGGTGACCGGGCGTATGACCGGGCGTTACAACGCCGCGCACACCGGGCAAAATGTCGGTGTCCCCATCCAATAAGGTCATCTGCCCACAGTCAAGCAGCGGTTGGAAATTCGGCTCGTAGTAGGTGCTGCGCGTCCGTTCATTCGTGTGGGTGGCGTCCTCATACTCTCGCCGCTGCACGTAATAGTGAGCGTTGGGAAAGGTCGGCTCAATCCCCTTGGCGGTAAAGAGGGTGTTCCCCGAACAATGATCGGCGTGCAAGTGCGTGTTAATGACCATATCGATCTGGTCAGGGGCAACCCCTTGCCGCGCTAACCCCTCCAGAAGGGTCTCGCTGCGCAGCAGCCCCCAATTCTCCTTCATTTTATCGGTCAGCTTATCGCCTAAGCCCGTATCCACGAGAATTAGCTTCCCGTGCGCCCGAATCAAGAGGCAGGTCAGGGTCATGGGGATTTGGTTTTCCGCGTTTGGCTGAAGGTAATCGCGGTAAAGCGCACGCGGGACAAGCCCAAAGGGACCGCCGGCATCGACATGAACTGTGCCATCGGTGAGAAAGTAGAGTTGGAAAGCGCCTAAGTGAATCATAGGTGAATCATATCACGTCTGTTGCGTGTTAATCTGTGTGTTCAGGTATTCCTCTATCGGCAGACGGGGCGAGATTGCCCCCTTCATCGGCTATCACATGATCGCTCTGCTGGCTTGCTATCTGAATACGTTCAATGAGGGCGGCACGTTCCATCTCAGGAAGAAATGCCGCCTCTGCTGCCGTTTGGGTCAGACTCTGAAGAACGTCTAGTGTCCAGCCATGTGCTATCGCCGTCCGATAATATTCCTCGCTAAGCGTCACATCGCAGATCGCCGGATCGTCAGTGTTCAGCGTCACCCGCAAGCCGGCTGCCATCATGCGCTGGATGGGGTGGTCCTTCAGCGAGGGGACAACGCCGCTCTGGATATTGCTGGTGGGGCAGACCTCAAAGACAACGCCCATTTCCGCCGCCAGAGCAACCGTCAGTTCATCCTCAAAAATCCTGACCCCATGCCCAATCCGCCGTGCGCCCATCGCCTCAATCGCATAGCGAATGTTGTGGGCGCCATCCCACTCCCCCCCGTGCAAGGAGACAAACATTCCGGCGCGGCGTGCCTCCCGAAACAGATTGCGAAAGGGCGCAGCGGGAAACCCGCGCTCTTGCCCGCACAGATCGACGGCGACAATTCCGCGCTGCTGTTGATCGAGAGCCGCTTGGATCGATTCCTCGGCGTCGCTGAGGCTCTCGTGGCGGTTCACGGCGACAATCAGACGAACCTCAATACTGCGTCCAGCCATGCCATCGCGCACGCCATCACACACCCACGTAACCACATCGGGAAAGGTGAACCCCCCTGCCCGTCCCAATGCCTTTGGGGTGAAGCGCAGTTCCATATACC
This genomic interval from Anaerolineales bacterium contains the following:
- a CDS encoding response regulator transcription factor; translation: MPKTRVLIIEDQPKIAGWLARFLEDAGFEALRADDGRTGLQTVWSEKPEVIVLDLMLPDMDGLDVCRFIRQRSDAFILMLTARAEETDRLIGLEIGADDYITKPFSPREVVARIRSLLRRASGDLVRQDRPISHEGLLLDPPRRAVTRDGVVINLTPTEFDMLYTMMRQPGVPFSRERLINEALGYDYAGYERTVDVHIRNLRRKIERDTANPRYIQTVFGVGYRFGGLGDESSPEEAPTSNP
- a CDS encoding HAMP domain-containing histidine kinase; the protein is MKLPLGAQIGRALRSLRAQVILSYLPLVIVPVVVIGSVAQGVAARGFDVLVRADARQYMDNVMPCLSAYYETFGAWTGLNGIFAGEGTSVVVVSERRLRPETGGGQPPVGHTLKESLALIITSGLPQCIVVIESGIRTAPPSQNPFGEGVGNPPYGGATPLPGGEGVALPVNPPMNPLPGMGEMGGGGQPPYRRGGGIGQPFALSPDALLILDTAGTIIATTPNAAPYIGRSLEDPNFLGAGIYVRGQLVGRVAVGMALGAMSEAQRETLGAISSGVLAAALISGLLALGFGVILSWRISTPLRHLMAGVRRLAAGEWNTPIERGARGEFGDLTDAFNGMAGEITRQQKLNRQMVGDIAHDLRTPLSVMMLEIEAIEAGYQTPTEAAAALREEVGWLSRMVDDLRLLSLMDADQITLQRENVPMGDFLRSIHDFWATAAESEGRTMRLDLPNALPTVDVDPSRLRQIISNLIDNALRHTRPGDAITLSGRVGEGAMIVAVSDEGEGIAPDALPHIFDRFYRADRSRQHHPDGWKRDGSGLGLSITKRLVELHQGAIHVQSTLGRGTIFTVHFPLT
- a CDS encoding MBL fold metallo-hydrolase, whose amino-acid sequence is MIHLGAFQLYFLTDGTVHVDAGGPFGLVPRALYRDYLQPNAENQIPMTLTCLLIRAHGKLILVDTGLGDKLTDKMKENWGLLRSETLLEGLARQGVAPDQIDMVINTHLHADHCSGNTLFTAKGIEPTFPNAHYYVQRREYEDATHTNERTRSTYYEPNFQPLLDCGQMTLLDGDTDILPGVRGVVTPGHTPGHQSILLSSEGQHALFLSDLASYMIHFERLSWMTSYDTEPLVTLETKRKWQAWVLEHRALLISQHDPKVKAGYLSQTGERYRITPTVTAHD
- the add gene encoding adenosine deaminase; its protein translation is MPDLRATIAAMPKIELHRHLEGSIRLTTLAEVAEQYALDVPSNRAELLRPYVQVMPGAPRTADHFLSKFAVLRGFYCAPEVVYRAAREAVEDAAADNIRYMELRFTPKALGRAGGFTFPDVVTWVCDGVRDGMAGRSIEVRLIVAVNRHESLSDAEESIQAALDQQQRGIVAVDLCGQERGFPAAPFRNLFREARRAGMFVSLHGGEWDGAHNIRYAIEAMGARRIGHGVRIFEDELTVALAAEMGVVFEVCPTSNIQSGVVPSLKDHPIQRMMAAGLRVTLNTDDPAICDVTLSEEYYRTAIAHGWTLDVLQSLTQTAAEAAFLPEMERAALIERIQIASQQSDHVIADEGGNLAPSADRGIPEHTD